The Xanthomonas sontii genome contains a region encoding:
- the kynU gene encoding kynureninase, producing MNEILSRQHAIALDAADPLRALRQEFLFPQHQGADQAYFVGNSLGLQPRGARAAVQEVLDKWSSLAVEGHFNGDTQWMTYHELLAAPLARLVGAHPHEVVAMNTLTVNLHLLMVSFYRPTRERPAILIEAGAFPSDQHAVASQIRFHGFDPATDLIEVQPDGADGTVSLAAIERAIAEHGPRLALVLWPGVQYRTGQAFDLAAVARLARAAGAAVGFDLAHAIGNVPLHLHDAAPDFAVWCHYKYLNAGPGAVAGAFVHERHGHGETPRFAGWWGHDKRTRFRMAPEFVAAPGADGWQLSNPPILSMAPLRASLDLFERAGLDALRQKSQQLTGYLETLIRARLADTLQIITPSDPAQRGCQLSLRVAGGRERGRALFEYLQSVGVLGDWREPDVIRISPVPLYNRYRDVYRFVEEVETWAGV from the coding sequence ATGAACGAGATCCTGTCCCGCCAGCACGCCATCGCCCTCGACGCCGCCGATCCGCTGCGCGCCTTGCGCCAGGAGTTCCTGTTCCCGCAGCACCAGGGCGCCGACCAGGCCTACTTCGTCGGCAACTCGCTGGGCCTGCAACCGCGCGGCGCGCGCGCCGCGGTGCAGGAGGTGCTGGACAAGTGGTCGTCGCTGGCGGTGGAAGGCCATTTCAACGGCGACACCCAGTGGATGACCTACCACGAGCTGCTGGCCGCGCCGCTGGCGCGCCTGGTCGGCGCGCACCCGCACGAAGTGGTGGCGATGAACACGCTGACGGTGAACCTGCACCTGCTCATGGTCAGCTTCTACCGGCCCACCCGCGAGCGCCCCGCGATCCTGATCGAGGCCGGCGCGTTCCCCTCCGACCAGCATGCGGTGGCCTCGCAGATCCGTTTCCACGGCTTCGACCCGGCCACCGACCTGATCGAAGTGCAGCCCGACGGCGCCGATGGCACCGTGTCGCTGGCGGCGATCGAGCGCGCCATCGCCGAGCACGGCCCGCGCCTGGCGCTGGTGCTGTGGCCGGGCGTGCAGTACCGCACCGGCCAGGCCTTCGACCTGGCCGCGGTGGCGCGGCTGGCGCGCGCGGCCGGCGCCGCGGTCGGCTTCGACCTGGCCCACGCGATCGGCAACGTGCCGCTGCACCTGCACGATGCCGCCCCGGACTTCGCGGTGTGGTGCCACTACAAATATCTCAACGCCGGCCCCGGCGCGGTCGCCGGCGCCTTCGTGCACGAACGCCACGGCCACGGCGAGACCCCGCGCTTCGCCGGCTGGTGGGGCCACGACAAGCGCACCCGTTTCCGCATGGCGCCCGAATTCGTCGCCGCGCCCGGTGCCGACGGCTGGCAGCTGAGCAATCCGCCGATCCTGAGCATGGCCCCGCTGCGCGCCTCGCTGGACCTGTTCGAGCGTGCCGGGCTGGACGCGCTGCGGCAGAAATCGCAGCAACTGACCGGCTACCTGGAGACGCTGATCCGCGCCCGCCTGGCCGACACCCTGCAGATCATCACCCCGTCCGACCCGGCGCAACGCGGCTGCCAGCTATCGCTGCGCGTGGCCGGCGGGCGGGAGCGCGGTCGTGCCCTGTTCGAGTACCTGCAATCGGTCGGCGT